In Raphanus sativus cultivar WK10039 chromosome 5, ASM80110v3, whole genome shotgun sequence, the following proteins share a genomic window:
- the LOC108859664 gene encoding uncharacterized protein LOC108859664, with amino-acid sequence MDPTSNDHQEFEQVEAIDDLLEDFWFFDNLLGRRSRILRYCHSDPYPFSPPSSSYLKPDQSPRTGDSEKKLLEAPTVGDLVPPLCIVKEEGGGEPEKMKKMRRQFSEKIRVQEPTYLQKKVLKSSKKNRTGNTSCNNKSVKCSPMGGSLQRTQTLPTYIGREDDVNEFHDQEESDDSRMGYLIREAMASSSSEFTPTKQNTPKMSSIPRHRPPRNSRSEDAIIQELVVKSQGSKTLRKTLSSIDTKEIMTLKELEITEPEKKVVKDEEEQRRAVKIRSAAVVGQPIPVWIPKESRRDMKAQIKFWARTVASNVRQEC; translated from the exons atggaTCCTACTTCGAATGATCATCAAGAGTTTGAACAAGTCGAAGCTATTGATGATCTTCTCGAAGATTTCTGGTTCTTTGATAACTTACTTGGCAGAAGATCAAGAATCTTGAGGTACTGTCATTCAGATCCTTACCCTTTTTCTCCTCCGTCTTCTTCTTATCTGAAACCTGATCAATCCCCGAGAACTGGAGATTCGGAGAAGAAGCTTCTAGAAGCTCCAACAGTGGGAGATTTGGTTCCACCGTTGTGTATAGTGAAAGAAGAAGGTGGGGGCGAGCctgagaaaatgaaaaagatgaGAAGGCAGTTCTCTGAGAAGATTAGGGTTCAAGAACCAACTTACTTGCAGAAGAAGGTTCTAAAAAGTTCTAAAAAGAACAGAACCGGTAATACTAGTTGTAATAACAAGAGTGTCAAGTGTTCCCCGATGGGAGGGAGTTTGCAGAGAACTCAAACATTACCTACTTACATAGGAAGAGAAGATGATGTAAATGAGTTTCACGATCAAGAAGAGAGCGACGATTCGAGAATGGGATACTTGATCCGTGAAGCCATGGCAAGCTCTTCTTCCGAGTTTACTCCAACGAAACAGAATACTCCAAAG ATGTCAAGCATTCCAAGGCATAGACCACCGAGAAACTCGAGATCAGAGGATGCTATTATTCAAGAACTGGTCGTCAAGTCACAAGGAAGTAAAACGCTGCGTAAGACGTTGAGCAGCATCGATACTAAAGAGATTATGACGTTGAAGGAGTTGGAAATCACTGAACCGGAGAAGAAAGTAGTAAAAGATGAGGAAGAGCAGAGGAGGGCCGTGAAAATCCGGTCAGCAGCGGTGGTGGGACAGCCGATACCGGTTTGGATTCCAAAGGAGTCGAGAAGAGACATGAAAGCTCAAATCAAGTTTTGGGCTCGAACCGTCGCTAGTAATGTTCGACAAGAATGTTGA